Proteins co-encoded in one Kribbella qitaiheensis genomic window:
- a CDS encoding glycoside hydrolase family 43 protein, whose amino-acid sequence MTVHFTNPVYGGSFADPQVIAVNDLYYAFATNGPLGNVQTLKSADLVSWDQVGDALPELPAWTSPGRVWAPEVAVHGPDRFVLYYTTSDDSSGRQAVSVAVASDPKGPYVDKSSRPLVLEADEGGSIDASPFQDSSGQRWLYWKNDGNAIGVDTWISVSRLSPSGLTLIGEPTRLIKQTLPWEGNLVEAPYMVERDGAFHLFYSGNAFDKASYSVGHALCATPEGPCTKSGDPILKTSPDAAGPGHNMVLHTPTQDWFVYHAWDPAMVGTDPRGRTMWLSELTWLDGKPTVQPPLCENGGEEG is encoded by the coding sequence GTGACTGTGCACTTCACGAACCCTGTGTACGGCGGGAGCTTCGCGGACCCGCAGGTGATCGCCGTGAACGACTTGTACTACGCCTTCGCGACGAACGGACCGCTTGGCAATGTGCAGACGCTGAAGTCGGCCGACCTGGTCTCTTGGGACCAGGTCGGCGACGCACTCCCCGAATTGCCGGCCTGGACGTCACCGGGAAGGGTGTGGGCGCCCGAGGTCGCAGTACATGGTCCTGATCGATTCGTCTTGTATTACACGACTTCTGACGACTCGTCCGGCCGGCAAGCGGTCAGCGTAGCAGTGGCCTCGGACCCCAAAGGTCCATATGTCGATAAATCGAGTCGGCCACTTGTTCTCGAGGCCGACGAGGGCGGTTCGATCGACGCGAGCCCGTTCCAGGACTCGTCCGGTCAGCGCTGGCTCTACTGGAAGAACGACGGCAACGCGATCGGTGTCGACACCTGGATCTCCGTCTCGCGGCTGTCCCCCTCCGGGCTGACCCTGATCGGCGAGCCGACCAGGCTGATCAAGCAAACGCTGCCGTGGGAGGGCAACCTGGTCGAGGCGCCGTACATGGTCGAACGCGACGGCGCCTTCCACCTCTTCTACTCCGGCAACGCCTTCGACAAAGCGTCGTACTCCGTGGGCCACGCCCTCTGCGCCACCCCCGAAGGCCCCTGCACCAAATCAGGCGACCCCATCCTCAAGACTTCCCCCGACGCCGCCGGCCCCGGCCACAACATGGTCCTCCACACCCCCACCCAGGACTGGTTCGTCTACCACGCCTGGGATCCGGCCATGGTCGGCACCGACCCCCGCGGCCGCACCATGTGGCTCTCCGAACTCACCTGGCTGGATGGCAAGCCCACCGTCCAGCCACCGCTATGCGAGAACGGTGGCGAGGAGGGATAG